ATCTCGACGGCGGACCGAACGGAACTCGCAGGAGCTGACATGGTCCTGAAACCTGACGAGCGCTATATCCTCGCCGTCGAAACCGATGTCGTCGATGAAGTACTGAATCTCATGCGCGGATAGCAGTCCGAATTGTCAAATTTCTCTACATCATATCTTGCTATTTATTCATCTGTGAAAAAGTGGATACACACGCTTAACAGCGAGTGGATACATCCATCATTATGAGCAGTGAGTCCGCGGATGGAGATCTCCTCGCCCACGTAGTTCTTCCTGTTGCCACTGCAGACGATGCGTTGGCAACAGCAAAGGCGCTTGAACCGTACGAGCCGAGTAGCGTGACTACCCTGCACGTTGTCGAGAAGGGCGGTGGCGTCCCGGACAAGACGCCGGTCGAACAATCCGAAGACTTAGCTGAGGAGTCGTACGCCGCCGTCCGGTCCGTGTTCCCTGATGCAGATGACCACACGGCCTACGGTCGAGATGTCGCGGCGGAGATATTCGAGGCGGCTGACGAGGTGGACGCCAGCGCCATTGCCTATCGATCCCGTGGCGGAAACCGCCTTATGCAGTTTCTCTCCGGTGATATCTCGATGACGCTGGTAACGGAGGCTGACCGTCCCGTCATCGCCCTCCCCAGCGAGGCTGAGACATGAGCGAGGAAGACCTCGCCAAGGACCTCGGGCCACTGGCGGCCCTGACCATCGGTGTCGGTACGATGATCGGTGCCGGCATTTTCGTCTTGCCGGGTGAGGCTATCCTCAAGTCCGGATCGCTCGCGTCGGTAGCGTTCGTGTTGGGCGGCATCATCGCCATGTTCACAGCACTGTCGGCCAGCGAACTCGGCACTGCGATGCCACGCTCAGGCGGGGCCTACTACTACGTCAATCACGCACTTGGGCCGATGTTCGGGTCGATTGCCGGGTGGGCCAACTGGCTCGGGCTGGCCTTCGCCAGCGCCTTCTACATGGTCGGATTCGGCCGGTACATTGCCCGGATCTTCGGACTCTCCGGCAGCGTCGGCGTCGGGCCGGTATCGATTGCGGTCGTGAAGCTGATCGCACTCGTCGGCGGCGCCTTCTTCGTTCTCATCAACTACGTCGGCGCGAAGGAGACCGGACGGTTACAGAATGTCATCGTCGTCTTGCTGATCGGTATCCTCACTGTGTTCACACTCCTCGGAACACTCCGGGCCGAGCCGTCGAACCTCCCGGCTGCGACGGACGTGGTCACCACCTTAGAGACGACGGGCCTCATCTTCGTCTCCTATCTCGGCTTCGTCCAGATTACGAGCGTCGCCGAGGAGATCAAAAACCCCGGCAAGAACCTCCCGCGGGCGGTCATCGGCAGCGTCGTCATCGTGACTGTCATCTATGCACTTGTCTTAGTGATCATGAGCGCGGCCGTCCCACAGGGCTTTATCGCGGACATCATCAGCTCTGACGCCGAGAACCCTATCGCTGTCGTCGAGGTCGGGAACTACATTCAGGGGGCCGCGATGGGCGGGGCGCTCCTGTTTGGCGGCTTGCTCGCGACCGCCTCCAGTGCGAACGCCTCGATCCTCGCGTCCTCGCGTATCAACTTCGCCATGGGACGTGACCGGATCGTTACGCCGGCCCTCAACGAGATCCACCCCCGGTTTGGGACGCCGTACAGGGCGATTGGCATCACCGGCGGCCTGATTCTCCTGTTTATTGTCATCGGGGATCTAACGCTGCTTTCGGGGGCTGCCTCGGGGCTGCACCTCATCATCTACGGGCTACTCAACGTCGCACTCATCGTCATGCGGTACGTGAACCCTGAGGAGTACGCGCCCGACTTCGTCGTCCCACTGTATCCCTTGCTCCCGATTCTCGGCGTCGTGCTCTCTTTCGCGTTGCTGGTGTTCGTCGCCGGAGACGCACTGTTGCTTTCGTTCGGTATCGCCACCGCAGCGATACTGTGGTACGTGTTCTACGCTAGATCGCGCACAGAAAAACAGGGTATTCTCTCGAAACACATCATTTCACGGTCCGACGAGATGCCCGACGCGGCCGTCAGCGCGGCTGCCGGCGTCCAGCCGGATGGCGGTCAGTATCGCGTGATGGTGCCACTGGCCAATCCCGCACACGAACAGGAACTCATCACACTCGCCAGCGCCATCGCCAAGCAGCGCGGCGGGAGTGTAATTGCCACCCACATCGTCACGGTACCCGACCAGACGGCGCTCGCGGCTGCCGCCGACCGGTCCGACGACATAGACAAGAGCTCACAGCAACTGCTTGACAACGCTCGAGAGGACGCTGAAACGTTCGGCGTCGACGTTGAGACACACACGATCCTGTCGCACAAATCATACGAGGCAATCTTCG
The Haloarcula sp. CBA1129 genome window above contains:
- a CDS encoding amino acid permease; the protein is MSEEDLAKDLGPLAALTIGVGTMIGAGIFVLPGEAILKSGSLASVAFVLGGIIAMFTALSASELGTAMPRSGGAYYYVNHALGPMFGSIAGWANWLGLAFASAFYMVGFGRYIARIFGLSGSVGVGPVSIAVVKLIALVGGAFFVLINYVGAKETGRLQNVIVVLLIGILTVFTLLGTLRAEPSNLPAATDVVTTLETTGLIFVSYLGFVQITSVAEEIKNPGKNLPRAVIGSVVIVTVIYALVLVIMSAAVPQGFIADIISSDAENPIAVVEVGNYIQGAAMGGALLFGGLLATASSANASILASSRINFAMGRDRIVTPALNEIHPRFGTPYRAIGITGGLILLFIVIGDLTLLSGAASGLHLIIYGLLNVALIVMRYVNPEEYAPDFVVPLYPLLPILGVVLSFALLVFVAGDALLLSFGIATAAILWYVFYARSRTEKQGILSKHIISRSDEMPDAAVSAAAGVQPDGGQYRVMVPLANPAHEQELITLASAIAKQRGGSVIATHIVTVPDQTALAAAADRSDDIDKSSQQLLDNAREDAETFGVDVETHTILSHKSYEAIFDAARTHTADLVVMGWGPDAHGSPGRAESAIDELTEAVPCDFLVLRDRGFDPSHILLPTAGGPDSELSAATAKLLQSEYDSKVTLLNVNDDREAGKQFLEEWAVEQELEDAELLVKSGDVETAIVNAADDATLLLLGATEEGLLRRLVSKSLVLDVVDDVECSVLLAEKHRDRGLLERLF
- a CDS encoding universal stress protein; this translates as MSSESADGDLLAHVVLPVATADDALATAKALEPYEPSSVTTLHVVEKGGGVPDKTPVEQSEDLAEESYAAVRSVFPDADDHTAYGRDVAAEIFEAADEVDASAIAYRSRGGNRLMQFLSGDISMTLVTEADRPVIALPSEAET